GCGGTCCCCGCTGAATCGCTGCCCTGCCGGCATTCTCCCGTATATTGGGATTAGCTCTTACTTGATGAATCTCCATGGAGAATGCCAGTTCCACCGTGTCCCCCGGCGCCCACACTCTCTTCACGTAGGCATAACCGTCTTCGGTAATATCCTCCACGATCACCTTTTGCCCGTTCACCCGCATAACGGCTTTGCCCTGCGACCAATCCGGAATGCGGAGACCGACGGTCCACTCGACTGCCTGCTCAGGCTGAATCGTAAGCATAACATTCCCGTCCCACGGCAGCGCGCTGGTCTGGGTTACCTTCACCGGCACGTCCCCAAACCGGACCTCCGCTTCGCCGCCGATGTACAGATGGGTATACAGCGTGTCGTCATTCATCGTATACACGTATTCACCCAGCGACGACAGCAATCTCGCCACGTTCGGCGGGCAGCAAGCGCAGGCGAACCATCCCGGCCGAACCGGCTTCACATGGAATTTGCCTGGATTATGGCGGCAGGCGGTAGGCCATACCTCAAGCGGATTCACATAGAAGAAATGCCGCCCGTCCTGAGCCATGCTGCCAATGACCGTGTTGAACAACGCACGCTCCATCACGTCCGCATACTCCGATTTGGGTGACAGCTGCAGCATGCGCTGGGCAAAAAAGATCAGCCCAATGGATGCGCAGGTCTCCGAGTATACGGTATCGTTCGGCAGATCATAGTCCGTGGTAAACGCCTCGCCATGATGAGTGGAGCCGATCCCCCCGGTAATGTACATCTGTTTGCGGACTATGTTATGCCACAGATTAACGCAAGCCTCAAGCAGAGCAGGGTCTTTCGTTCTGGCAGCTAAATCCGCCATCGCCGTGTACATGTAAACGGCACGAACCGAATGCCCAACCGCCTCCTTCTGTTCCCTGACCGGCAGGTGGCTCTGATGATAAGCCAAATGCGGCGGATGCAGTACCGAGGGGTAGAATGACTTCTTCCCTCGCTGTTCCCACTCCTGAAGGAAGAAATGGGGTTCAGTCCCGCGCTCATCTATGAAATACTGACTCAGACTCAAATATCTCGGTTCCTGAGTCACCTCGTACAATTTGACCAGTGCCAGCTCAATCTCCTGATGGCCGTCGAACCCATGGATTTTGCCATCCTCGGGTCCAAAAACGGTATCGATATAATCCGCCAAGCGGCACACCACATCCAGCAGCTTCCGCTTGCCTGTCGCCCGGTAATGCGCAACTCCAGCTTCAATCATATGGCCGGCGCAGTACAGCTCGTGGCAATCCGTCAGATTGGTCCAGCGCTTCTCCGGCTCCTTCACCGTAAAGTACGTATTCAGATAACCATCCGGCTGCTGGGCAGCGGCCACAAGATCGATCAGCTCATCCACCTGCTTCTCCAGCTTCGGATCCGGATGAATGGCAAGCGAATAAGCCGCAGCCTCAAGCCATTTGGCGACATCGCTGTCCTGAAACACCATGCCGCCGTATTCACCCTCCTCCATGCCGGCAGCAATTCGAAAATTGGACACGCCATAACTCGGTTCCACACCCGGAATTCGATCATGGAGAGCTTCATATTGGTATGGGATCACCACTTCCCTTACCAGTTCTATGTAACGGGACCAGAAAGGATCCGTCAGTTTCACTTGCTTAAGGGGGATGGCGGCTGAACGCGAAGTAAGAGTAATCATCTTGGATATACACTCCTTTTGGAATTCATAAGATAAAGCCTCGACACTTCCCATTCTACGTTCTATGATAGGATGAAAACGATAACATAATCGACCTAATTTCTTATACAATTTCACACTTCCCTGGAGGTGTTACCATGACGGAACGGAGTGTTCTTTCCTTTCCTTCGCCGCCGCTCCCCTACTTCCTTGAATCAGGAAAAACACATTATATGCCGGGCGAGTCGCATCCCAACCGGAGAAACCTTGGCGTTTTCGATCTCATCCTGGTTCAACGCGGCTGCTTGTTCCTGGGCGAGGAGGATATGCAGTGGGCGCTTGGCCCAGGGGACTCCGTTGTATTATTGCCGGATGCGTACCATTACGCCGTGCAGGGGTGCCAAGAGGAAACCTCCTTTTATTGGCTGCATTTTCAGTCCGCGGCATCAAGTGCAGCCGATGATGATTCGATCTCACACAACATAAAGCTGCCGAGGCATGGCCCTATCCCTTATCCGGAGCAAGCCTATCAACTGTTCGATTCCCTGCACCTGCTGGCAACGGAACCGAGGTCCACGGCATTTTGGCGGGAACAAACGCTGTTTATCCAGCTGCTGGAGCTGCTGGACCCGTCAAGATCGGATCAGGAGCAATCACGGGTACGCAAAATAGCGGAGCAGGTAGAGTCCTATATCAAAATGCATTACCGTGAGCCCATCAGCAACGCACGTTTATCATCTGACCTGCATTTCCACTACAATTACCTGACGCGCTGCATGAAAGAATCGCACGGCTTGACGCCAACGGAATACCTGCTGCAATACCGCCTGGACCAGGCGAAGCGGCTGCTGCTGACCACCCAGTGGTCGATGGCGCGGATTGCGGAGCATGTGGGATTTCAATATCCGCCTTATTTCTCCCGCCGCTTCTCCGCACGTTTCGGCCTATCGCCTCTGCAATTCCGAAAGCAGTATACGGAGTAAGACGCGAAGATGGGGCCAGCTTCGAGACACCCTACACTCTGCCATTCGGTTGGCAATGGGGATCGGCGGGGCCTTGATCGCAGAGCAACGAGCTGGCGATGCATTATCAGCAGCAAAAAGAGACGGACCCCTCTAGGGCCCGTCTCTAATGAATCGATTACGTAACGTAACGTTATGCTTCATTCGGCAGATTAAGCTGCCATGATACGCCGAACTTGTCCGCGATCCAGCCGAATTTTTGGCTAAATCCATAGTTGTCCAGCGGCATCATCGCACCTCCGCCATCAATTAATGCCCCGTACACCTTCTCGATCTCCGCTTCCGACTCGCAAGTCAGATAGATGGAGAAGGAAGGCGTGAACGTAAAATCATGCTTCACATTGCTGTCGATGCACATGAACGTTTGCCCCTTCAACGAAAAGGCGGCATGCATAACGCTTCCCTCGGTTCCCGGCTGATTGGGGCCATAACGGGCAATGCTGGTTATTTCGGAATCCTCAATAATGGAAACGTAATGGTTCATGGCTTCTTCGGCATTACCTTGGAACATTAAAAACGGGGTAACACTCTTCATGGACAATACACTCTCCTTGTTCATCTGATTAGGATGGGTAGTTAATATTTCCTGTCTCGAGCAGCTGCTTCAAGCCCTCAAACATATAACCCCATCCATGTTCGGTTTGGGTATGATACTCCTTGAGCGCCTTCTCAATATCCTCTGCGGTCCAATCTTCCTCGTGAGGAACAACAATCTCTTGCGTGAATGTCATGTCACATCCTGCGTCCACGGCTTTGAACTCAACCGTTATTTGGTCCACGGTTTCGCTGAACTGGGGCATCCTGAAGGTAAGCACCAGCTTGTGAGGCCGGTCGATTACAAGATACTCCCCAATGGCCCGGTACTCCTTGCCTTCCCGAACGTCAACAATCTCCCAGGTTCCGCCCACGCGAGGATCATTACGGGCGATCTTGTTCGTCGTTTCCATCGTAAACAACCATTTGCACATCATGTCGGGGTTTAACCAAGCATCAAACACTCGTTCCGGCGCTACCTCAAACAAGCGTTTCATGACCAGTGTAGTTGTAGAGGCTTTCTCCAATGTAAATCATCCTTCTCTTATTAAAAGTGTATTCCGTCTGTTTCCCCTAGTTCTCATCGTTGTCCAGGATGTTCAGTCGTATTCCTGTTAATGCTCCTCCTTCTTCGCTTTGTTCAGCTCACGTTCCAATGCATCAAATTGCCGGGTCCAGAATCGTTCGTAGAATTGCAGCCATTCCATCGCCCTGGACATGACGCCCGGATTGAGACGGCAGGTATGTGTCCGTCCCTGAATGGATCGATCCAGCAGGCCGGAGCGCTCCAGCACCTTAATATGCTTGGAGGCTGCCGCAAGCGACATGTCAAACGGCTCGGCCAGCTCGGATACGGTCCGCTCCTGCGCCGCGATCATACGCACCATCTCTCTTCGGGTCGGGTCAGCCAGTGCGTGGAAGATGTGATCCAGTTGTTCTTCGTTATTTTGTTCAACCATGTGGTTAACTATAATAGATGAATCCCATAAAGTCAACCAATTGGTTGACTATAAGGAAACAAAAAAAGCCAAGCCCTCCATTTAAAGGGTCTGGCCACGATAAATCTTTTACTCGATCCTGCCCCGGCAGCACCTTACGCTCGCCACAGCATTTTTTTATCCGATAACCTCATCAAGCAGCCGCTCCAGCTCGCCATAACTCGTCACGGTATGCTGCGGTTGATGCTCCGATTCCGGCCCAACGCTCCGGTGATTGAACCAAATCACATGCCAGCCCGCAGCCAGGGCGCCAACCACATCATTGCGCCACGAATCCCCGATGTAATAGGAGCCCTCCGGCACCGTTCCGGTCAGCCGATTCACATGGTGGAAGATCCGCGGATCGGGCTTGTCCCAGCCCACGGCTCCGGATACGAACAGACGCTCCTCCGGTATGAGGTCACCCAGCTGCATAGCTGCGATTTTATTCATCTGGTGTTCCGCCGGACCATTGGTAATCAAGCCAACGACATGCCCGGCATCTGCCAATTTCTTAAGAAGCTCCCGGGCGCCTTCAAACATCGTGATGTTATACTGTCGGTCCAGGTAGGTCTGCTGTACCGCCTCAGCCTCCTCGAGGGTCAGCTGTATGCCGAATTCGGCCAACGCGTATTGAAAACGACGCCTGCGCATATCCTCAACCGCTTCCCCATAAGCTGCCGTGCCAGCCCCTCCGAGCTCTACGGACAGCTTATCGCTGTAATAGCGCATCCGGTGATAGGCGGCTTCATAAGGAAACGCACCATCAGGCCGGGCAACCTCCTGAACGGCATCGCGAAAAGGCTCCAGATGGTCATACAATGTATCATCCACATCGAAGAAGATCCCTTTCGGTGATATTGGTGTCTTCATACGCATCCCTCTTCCTCATTCGTTCTCTCTATTGTACCCGCATCGGCACTCCCCGGGTCAAGGCTATCTGTTAATAAGTTCCTTTCCTATGATATGATGGCATTAAAGCGGCAGAAAACGGCAATGGGAGCCTTCGTCCGTACTCTCGGAAGCCAGGAAAGCGCCAATTGCAATGCCCGATTCATGTACCCGGATAAGGAGATGACTAATGATGACCAAGAATATGACCGACGTGTGGAGTAAGGATTTCGTTCCCGAGGGCAACCGTGCCAGCAACGTGGACCGTTTCACCGGCTTTGAGGATACCTATGATCAGCATCGCCCCGAAGCACCCCAGGAGGTTGTCGCCTTGCTGACAGGATACTTGGAGCGCAAGCCCTCTCTTGTTGTCGACTTGGGATGCGGGACGGGGCTGTCCTCGTTTGCATGGAGAGACGCAGCGGACCAAGTCATCGGTGTCGAGCCGAATGACGATATGCGGAGCAAGGCCATGGCCAAACTGCAATCGCTGCAGCAAGAGGCTGACACCAGCCACGATGTGCAGCTTGCCGACATCAAGTTCGTCTCCGGCTATTCAAACCAATTGGCGCTTCCGGATCAGTCCGCGGACATCATCACCTGTTCCCAATCCTTTCACTGGATGGACCCGGCCAGTACGTTGAAGGAGGTTTCCCGCGTACTGCGTGAGGAAGGGATATTCGCAGTATATGATTGCGATTGGCCGCCGAGCCTGACCTGGAAGGTCGAGCAATCCTACCATGAGCTGATCGAATGGGCAGAGGACATCATCGACCGCCATGTGGAGGCACAGGAGAAGGCCTATAAAGGGAATAAGAACGAGCATCTGAAGCATATCCGGGAGAGCGGGGTGTTCCGGTTCTCCAAAGAGATCGTATTCCATCATATGGAGCCGTTCACCGCCGAACGATATACCGGCCTTGCCGTCAGTCAAGGCGGTATCCAGACCGTGTTCAAGCTGAAACAGACTGAATTGAACGATAAAATCGCACAGTTCCATGCGCTGGTCGAGGAGCACTTCCAAGGGCGGACACTTCCCGTGATGCTCAGCTACCGCATGCGGCTTGGCATTAAATAAAGCAAGAAGATCGAAAGGGATAATCCCGAAGTCCTCGCGCATCAGCGGGGGAAGGGATATGAAGTATAACCGGCGTGGCTGAGAGGTTTGAGGTTC
Above is a window of Paenibacillus sp. FSL K6-1330 DNA encoding:
- a CDS encoding beta-L-arabinofuranosidase domain-containing protein, whose translation is MITLTSRSAAIPLKQVKLTDPFWSRYIELVREVVIPYQYEALHDRIPGVEPSYGVSNFRIAAGMEEGEYGGMVFQDSDVAKWLEAAAYSLAIHPDPKLEKQVDELIDLVAAAQQPDGYLNTYFTVKEPEKRWTNLTDCHELYCAGHMIEAGVAHYRATGKRKLLDVVCRLADYIDTVFGPEDGKIHGFDGHQEIELALVKLYEVTQEPRYLSLSQYFIDERGTEPHFFLQEWEQRGKKSFYPSVLHPPHLAYHQSHLPVREQKEAVGHSVRAVYMYTAMADLAARTKDPALLEACVNLWHNIVRKQMYITGGIGSTHHGEAFTTDYDLPNDTVYSETCASIGLIFFAQRMLQLSPKSEYADVMERALFNTVIGSMAQDGRHFFYVNPLEVWPTACRHNPGKFHVKPVRPGWFACACCPPNVARLLSSLGEYVYTMNDDTLYTHLYIGGEAEVRFGDVPVKVTQTSALPWDGNVMLTIQPEQAVEWTVGLRIPDWSQGKAVMRVNGQKVIVEDITEDGYAYVKRVWAPGDTVELAFSMEIHQVRANPNIRENAGRAAIQRGPLVYCLESVDHGAPVSSLSLAGDPKLHSRFDPDFLGGAVIIEGDGWLEESDDWGDELYRSSPKRRLPAALKAIPYYLWGNRGENEMAVWVRELPHTV
- a CDS encoding HAD family hydrolase, translated to MRMKTPISPKGIFFDVDDTLYDHLEPFRDAVQEVARPDGAFPYEAAYHRMRYYSDKLSVELGGAGTAAYGEAVEDMRRRRFQYALAEFGIQLTLEEAEAVQQTYLDRQYNITMFEGARELLKKLADAGHVVGLITNGPAEHQMNKIAAMQLGDLIPEERLFVSGAVGWDKPDPRIFHHVNRLTGTVPEGSYYIGDSWRNDVVGALAAGWHVIWFNHRSVGPESEHQPQHTVTSYGELERLLDEVIG
- a CDS encoding SRPBCC domain-containing protein — translated: MEKASTTTLVMKRLFEVAPERVFDAWLNPDMMCKWLFTMETTNKIARNDPRVGGTWEIVDVREGKEYRAIGEYLVIDRPHKLVLTFRMPQFSETVDQITVEFKAVDAGCDMTFTQEIVVPHEEDWTAEDIEKALKEYHTQTEHGWGYMFEGLKQLLETGNINYPS
- a CDS encoding metalloregulator ArsR/SmtB family transcription factor, with product MVEQNNEEQLDHIFHALADPTRREMVRMIAAQERTVSELAEPFDMSLAAASKHIKVLERSGLLDRSIQGRTHTCRLNPGVMSRAMEWLQFYERFWTRQFDALERELNKAKKEEH
- a CDS encoding VOC family protein, with the protein product MKSVTPFLMFQGNAEEAMNHYVSIIEDSEITSIARYGPNQPGTEGSVMHAAFSLKGQTFMCIDSNVKHDFTFTPSFSIYLTCESEAEIEKVYGALIDGGGAMMPLDNYGFSQKFGWIADKFGVSWQLNLPNEA
- a CDS encoding methyltransferase domain-containing protein, with translation MTKNMTDVWSKDFVPEGNRASNVDRFTGFEDTYDQHRPEAPQEVVALLTGYLERKPSLVVDLGCGTGLSSFAWRDAADQVIGVEPNDDMRSKAMAKLQSLQQEADTSHDVQLADIKFVSGYSNQLALPDQSADIITCSQSFHWMDPASTLKEVSRVLREEGIFAVYDCDWPPSLTWKVEQSYHELIEWAEDIIDRHVEAQEKAYKGNKNEHLKHIRESGVFRFSKEIVFHHMEPFTAERYTGLAVSQGGIQTVFKLKQTELNDKIAQFHALVEEHFQGRTLPVMLSYRMRLGIK
- a CDS encoding AraC family transcriptional regulator translates to MTERSVLSFPSPPLPYFLESGKTHYMPGESHPNRRNLGVFDLILVQRGCLFLGEEDMQWALGPGDSVVLLPDAYHYAVQGCQEETSFYWLHFQSAASSAADDDSISHNIKLPRHGPIPYPEQAYQLFDSLHLLATEPRSTAFWREQTLFIQLLELLDPSRSDQEQSRVRKIAEQVESYIKMHYREPISNARLSSDLHFHYNYLTRCMKESHGLTPTEYLLQYRLDQAKRLLLTTQWSMARIAEHVGFQYPPYFSRRFSARFGLSPLQFRKQYTE